The proteins below are encoded in one region of Ferruginibacter lapsinanis:
- a CDS encoding NADH-quinone oxidoreductase subunit B has protein sequence MEVNQHIEKTDFPGKIHETPGGGIVLSKLDDLVNWARSNSLWPLTFATSCCGIEYMAVAGAKYDFSRFGFEVARASPRQADVIIIAGTIVNKMAPVLKRLYDQMGDPKYVIAMGACAISGGPFFYNTYSVVKGADHVIPVDVYVAGCPPRPEALLHALISLQEKIKSGLTREQIKSKP, from the coding sequence ATGGAAGTAAATCAACATATAGAAAAAACTGATTTCCCAGGGAAGATTCATGAAACCCCCGGAGGTGGAATTGTTTTGAGTAAGTTAGACGATCTGGTCAATTGGGCCCGATCCAATTCATTGTGGCCGCTAACTTTTGCCACCAGTTGTTGTGGTATTGAATATATGGCTGTAGCTGGCGCCAAATATGATTTTTCCAGATTTGGATTTGAAGTAGCAAGAGCTTCTCCACGTCAGGCAGACGTAATCATTATTGCAGGAACGATTGTAAATAAAATGGCCCCTGTTTTAAAAAGATTGTACGACCAAATGGGTGACCCTAAATATGTAATAGCAATGGGAGCCTGCGCCATTAGTGGCGGGCCTTTTTTCTATAATACTTATTCTGTTGTAAAAGGTGCTGACCATGTGATACCGGTAGATGTGTATGTAGCAGGATGCCCACCAAGACCCGAAGCTTTATTACATGCATTGATAAGCCTGCAGGAAAAAATAAAAAGTGGTTTAACCAGAGAACAAATAAAATCAAAACCTTGA
- a CDS encoding NADH-quinone oxidoreductase subunit A, producing the protein MGASSMIILILAALAFSSIAILIAKIVTKSTTNPQKGEPYECGIPTIGKTWVQLNVGYYLFALIFLIFDVELVFLYPWAVVAKKVGWLAFVEVLIFFFILFMGFLYAHKKDALKWK; encoded by the coding sequence ATGGGAGCCTCTTCAATGATCATTTTGATTTTAGCTGCACTAGCTTTCTCTTCTATCGCAATTCTTATCGCTAAAATTGTAACAAAATCTACCACTAATCCTCAAAAAGGAGAGCCGTATGAATGTGGTATTCCTACTATAGGAAAAACCTGGGTTCAATTAAATGTAGGCTATTACTTGTTTGCACTGATATTCCTAATTTTTGATGTAGAGTTGGTATTTCTTTACCCATGGGCCGTAGTAGCAAAAAAAGTAGGCTGGCTTGCTTTTGTTGAAGTACTTATTTTCTTCTTCATATTATTCATGGGATTTTTATATGCACATAAAAAAGATGCACTGAAATGGAAGTAA
- a CDS encoding DEAD/DEAH box helicase, whose product MTFDDLNLNTPLLTALDDLGYTNPTTIQHKVFPIVMSGRDVCGIAQTGTGKTFAYLLPCLRQWKFSKDKAPQILVIVPTRELVAQVVETVKKLTTYMSVTVVGVYGGANINTQKLEVEKGLDVLVATPGRLYDLAMAGAFKIKTIKKLVIDEVDEMLNLGFRTQLKNILDLLPEKRQNLLFSATITEEVETLIEAYFNDPIRVEAAPTGTPLENIIQSAYEVPNFYTKVNLLELLLTEDTSMTKVLVFAATKQLADQLYEQLENKFPGTAGVIHSNKEQNHRFNTVKQFQEGNYRFIIATDIVARGIDIAEVTHVINFDTPEVPENYIHRIGRTGRFDKKGIAITFVTEKEKPLKESIETLMKYQIPIEPLPAHLIISDVLTEDEIPKVYMKTIQVKLPNKDGVGPAFHEKSAKNSKVNFIVKKKDRMMKKYGKPKTRGQKK is encoded by the coding sequence ATGACATTTGATGATTTGAATTTAAATACGCCTTTGCTGACGGCATTGGATGATCTTGGGTATACCAATCCTACTACTATACAGCACAAGGTTTTTCCGATTGTAATGTCTGGAAGAGATGTGTGTGGTATCGCACAAACCGGTACGGGTAAAACATTCGCTTACTTATTACCTTGCCTTCGCCAATGGAAATTCAGTAAAGATAAAGCTCCGCAGATTCTGGTCATTGTGCCTACAAGAGAGTTGGTAGCGCAGGTAGTGGAGACTGTAAAAAAATTGACCACATATATGAGTGTAACTGTAGTGGGAGTATATGGTGGTGCAAATATCAATACACAAAAGCTGGAAGTAGAAAAAGGATTGGATGTGTTGGTTGCTACGCCGGGAAGATTATATGATCTGGCAATGGCAGGTGCATTTAAAATAAAGACGATCAAAAAATTGGTGATTGATGAAGTAGATGAAATGTTGAATCTTGGATTCAGAACTCAATTGAAAAACATACTGGATCTGTTGCCGGAAAAAAGACAAAATCTTTTGTTCTCTGCAACGATTACCGAAGAAGTGGAAACATTGATAGAGGCTTATTTTAATGATCCTATCAGAGTTGAAGCGGCGCCGACAGGAACGCCGTTGGAAAACATTATTCAGTCTGCTTATGAAGTGCCTAATTTTTATACGAAAGTGAATTTACTGGAGTTGTTATTGACCGAAGATACAAGCATGACTAAGGTGTTGGTTTTTGCGGCAACCAAACAATTAGCAGATCAGTTGTACGAACAATTGGAAAATAAATTTCCGGGTACAGCGGGAGTGATACATTCTAACAAAGAGCAGAATCATCGTTTTAATACAGTGAAACAATTTCAGGAGGGTAATTACAGATTTATTATTGCTACGGATATAGTTGCAAGAGGAATTGATATTGCTGAAGTAACACATGTGATCAATTTCGATACACCGGAAGTGCCGGAAAATTATATTCATAGAATTGGTCGTACAGGCAGGTTTGACAAAAAAGGTATTGCCATTACTTTCGTTACTGAAAAAGAAAAGCCATTAAAAGAGTCGATAGAAACACTGATGAAGTATCAGATACCTATTGAGCCATTACCTGCTCATCTTATCATCTCTGATGTGCTAACCGAAGATGAAATTCCTAAGGTTTACATGAAAACGATCCAGGTGAAATTGCCCAATAAAGATGGTGTTGGTCCTGCTTTTCATGAGAAGTCTGCTAAAAACAGTAAAGTGAATTTTATTGTAAAGAAGAAAGACAGAATGATGAAGAAATATGGAAAGCCCAAAACAAGGGGCCAAAAAAAATAG
- a CDS encoding RrF2 family transcriptional regulator, which yields MLSLTCTTAIKAVIYLASKFESGEKAGIKEIAEFIDASEHTVGKMLQTLVKEEVINSAKGPTGGFYISVKQKNQPIIKIIDAIDGKEVFEQCGLGLSKCSATHPCPMHNDYKIIRDQFKAMCQKKKVSDLCETVNDGLAYLMG from the coding sequence ATGCTTAGTCTTACTTGTACAACAGCCATTAAAGCAGTTATCTACCTTGCTTCAAAATTTGAATCAGGAGAGAAAGCCGGGATAAAAGAAATTGCAGAATTTATTGATGCAAGCGAACATACGGTTGGTAAAATGCTGCAAACATTAGTAAAAGAAGAAGTGATCAATAGCGCCAAAGGCCCTACCGGCGGATTTTATATTTCTGTTAAACAAAAGAATCAGCCGATCATTAAGATCATTGACGCCATTGATGGCAAAGAAGTTTTTGAACAATGCGGTCTTGGATTAAGTAAATGTTCCGCTACACACCCCTGCCCTATGCATAACGATTACAAGATCATCCGTGATCAATTTAAAGCAATGTGTCAGAAGAAGAAAGTAAGCGATCTTTGTGAAACAGTTAATGATGGGCTGGCTTACTTGATGGGGTAA
- a CDS encoding metal-sulfur cluster assembly factor yields MMNVITNNNIQCTIALASLQDVVDPEIGLNIVDLGLICQIDFDDATNKIYCTMTLTTQFCPMGESITNAVKETLTTTFPKYDAIVELTFDPPWNNEMISIEGREFLNEK; encoded by the coding sequence ATGATGAACGTAATTACAAATAACAATATACAATGCACTATAGCACTGGCATCCCTGCAAGATGTAGTGGACCCCGAAATAGGATTGAATATTGTTGACCTGGGATTGATCTGCCAAATTGACTTTGATGATGCAACGAATAAAATTTATTGCACAATGACATTAACTACGCAATTTTGTCCCATGGGAGAATCTATCACCAATGCGGTAAAAGAAACGCTGACAACTACTTTTCCGAAATATGATGCAATAGTTGAATTAACTTTTGATCCGCCCTGGAATAATGAAATGATCTCTATAGAAGGACGTGAATTTTTAAACGAAAAATAA